The Deinococcus puniceus genome segment CTCTCTTGTCGTGCCGCAAGTACCGGACTCCGCAGGGCAACAGCTTGAGCCAGAGCCTGTCATCAGTTTTTAGACCCTTGAGCCGTAGACACAGCACCCTTAGACGCCCTTCCCGCAGCCCACGCGCCACAACCCACAGCCCAAACACGCCATCATGCCCCATGACGGCAGCGGCAGCGGGACAGGTCTGGGCACACGTCGGGCAATCTTTTTCGAAAACGGAATACGACATCGTAGTCATCGGGGCCGGACGGATGGGCGCGGCCTGTGCGCTGTATCTGCGGCAACTGATGCCGGGTTCCAAGCTGCTGATCGTGGAGCAGGGCGGCCTGCCCAACGAAGACGGCGCGACGATTCTGGCGGCGGGCGTCTGGACGGTGCAGGACATTCCAGAGGGAAAAGAAGGCCAACTGTGGACAGCGCGGGCCGACTGGACAAGGGCACAGTTGGCTGTTCAGGACGGGATTCAGTTTCAGACGCACCTGCTGCTGAGCCTGCACTCCACAGGGGGGCCGGGGCGGGTACGGACGGCGGAGGCTTTGGCCGCGTCTCCGGGTTCGCTGGCCCTATTGGACGCCGATCTGCTCCCCTTTGCCGAGCCTGACCCCACGGCGGCCACCTACAGACCCGGTGCGCTGGCGGCGGCTCAGGCGGGGGCAGCGGTGCGGGCGGGCGCTGACCTGATGCTGAACACTGGGGCGCACCCCATCCCCGGCGGCGTGCGCCTAGACCGCCTGACCGTGACCAATACGCACCAGATCGTGACGCACGAAACCCACACCATCCGGGCCGGATTCGTGGTGGTGGCTGCTGGAGCCGAAGGGCCGGAACTGCTGGAGCAGGGCCTAGGCATTCATACCACCCACGCCCGCGCCTACCGCCAGACGCCGCGCCTGAATGCACCCAGCGAAGGCGGCGGCGAGAGCGGGGCCGACCTCTCCCCCGTTCTGCGGGTGAATGGTCTGATGGTACGCCCGCAGAACGGGGGCTACACGCTGTATCCGCGCATTCATCACCGCGATCCACACGGCTACGTGCCCACCGGGGGCCGCCTGACCGGAGTTCCGGTGGGCCTGCGCCGCGAAACGCTGGAAGATTGGGTGGGCCTGATGGACGCCCTGCCTGTGCTGGGAACGGAGGCGCTGGAGACGGGCCGCAGCCTAGCCGATGTGCCGGGCGCGTGGCTGGCCTTGCCGAGGGGCCAAACAGACGCGCCGCCGCTGCATCAGCGCGTGTTGCCAGACGTATCGCTACTGCTGGGTGGCCCGCTGGCCGATACGTTGGGACTGGCGGTGGCGTTCGACTTGGCGGCAGACTACGCGGGACGAAGCGGCAGACCTTGGGAAGAGGGCAATCGCGTTGCTCACCCACCCCCTCCCAGCCTCCCCCCTCAAGGGTGAGGAGCTAAAACCAAGTTTCTAGGTTTTGCCGTTCGCCCTTGCCTCTTGCGACACTCGCAGAACTACGGTGCAGCAGGGCCACCCCGCAACCTCCCCGCTCCAGCACCTTAGACTTTTAGACCCTTGACCCTTAGACCACGCTCCCTACGCCGGATTCAGCGTCAGCATCGTGATTTCTGGCGTACACAGGTTGCGAACTGGCAGCCCGCTGACGCCTAAGCCCCGGCTGACGTAAGCAGGTGTAGCGTGCGCCCCCGTGACCCAGCCCATCGCGTACTTTTGGCCGTAGCGACTGGGCACCATGGGTGCCCCCAGCAGCGGGAACCGCACCTGTCCGCCGTGCGTGTGGCCGCACAGCACCAAGCCCACCGGAGCGAGCAAATCGGGCAACAGGTCGGGATTGTGGCTGACCAACAACGTGGCGCGGCCCCCCGCTTCGGCCAAAGCTGCCGCCGCGTCGGGCTGGCCGTGCCACAGGTCGTCTACGCCGCCAATGTGCAGGTCGGCACGCGGGGTGCGGCCCTCATTTCGCAGCAGGGTCACGCCCGCCGCCGCAAACGCCACCCGCAATTCCTCACGCCGGGCCTGCCAATCGGAGCGCTTGGAGCCGTAATGCCGGTTGCCGTAGTAGCCGAAGCTGCCGTAATCGTGGTTGCCCCACACGCCGTACACGCCCAGCGGCGCACGCAACCGTGCCAATTGCGCCAGCAGCGGCGTGGGCGGGCCGTCGGTGCGGTAATCCATCAGGTCGCCGCCCAGCAGCACCAGATCGGGGCGCTCGGCGTTGGTGGCGTCTATCCACCCCTGCACGTTGTTTTCATGGATAAACAGGCCGTAATGCAGGTCGGTGAGGAAGGCCACCCGCAGCGGCGCTTGCAGTCCGGGCAAAGGGCGTGTGTGGCGCGTGACGCCGTGCCGGTAACTCTGGGCCACCGTTGCGCCGCCGAGTAGCCCCACCGCCGCGCCGCTGCCCAGCAGCCCACGCAGGAAGCGGCGGCGGGAAGAGTTGGGCACGGTGGATGATGGAGGGAGGTCGGACACGCGCACAGGTTAGGGCAGGCGGGCGCGGCGGGGCGTCCTCCAGAAGTTGGCCCTAACAGACAGGAGGGCAGGTACCGAAGCCCGTCCCGTGATCTGCGCGGCAAATTTCTTGACCCAGTTCAGAGTTGAAACCTGTACCGGGCGCTACACTGCCGCCTATGTCTGGTGCTGCCTCCCCCGAAAACCTACTGACCCCAACTCTTCTGGTCATTGACGTGCTGGACGAGGAAGCAGGACTGGCCGACGTGGAGGATTCGCAGGGCCGCACCTTTCAGTTGCCCGCCGAGTGGCTGCCCGGAGCCGCCGACGGGGCCGCCTACCGCGTAGAAGTGTCGGGGGGCCGCGTGACCTTTGTACCCGATGCCGACGGCGCACGCCTGCTGAGAGAACGCAGCAAACAGACGTTGCTGGACTTCAGTGACGAGCACGGCAGTGATGAGCTGGAAGACGGCCCCCAAAGCAGGGACGAATGAGCCGCCAAGTCCTGATCGTGCCCGACCTGCACGGACGCGCAGACCTGCTGATCGCCGCCGCCGAACGCTACCCGGACGCCCACTTTCTGAGCCTCGGTGACGCCATAGACCGGGGCAGGCACAGCATGGAAACCGTGCAACTGCTGCTGAACCTGAAAGACCAGGGCCGCGCCACCCTGCTGATGGGCAACCACGAGCGCATGGCCGGAGAAGGCCTGAAATGGTACACGCGCTACACGGGCACGCACGATCTGGGCGATTACCGCAAGGCGATGGAAGGGTATCAGTGGTGGATGGGCAACGGTGGAGACAGCGTGCGCAAGGAACTCGGCAGCCTGACGCTGGAGAAATT includes the following:
- a CDS encoding FAD-dependent oxidoreductase, which translates into the protein MTAAAAGQVWAHVGQSFSKTEYDIVVIGAGRMGAACALYLRQLMPGSKLLIVEQGGLPNEDGATILAAGVWTVQDIPEGKEGQLWTARADWTRAQLAVQDGIQFQTHLLLSLHSTGGPGRVRTAEALAASPGSLALLDADLLPFAEPDPTAATYRPGALAAAQAGAAVRAGADLMLNTGAHPIPGGVRLDRLTVTNTHQIVTHETHTIRAGFVVVAAGAEGPELLEQGLGIHTTHARAYRQTPRLNAPSEGGGESGADLSPVLRVNGLMVRPQNGGYTLYPRIHHRDPHGYVPTGGRLTGVPVGLRRETLEDWVGLMDALPVLGTEALETGRSLADVPGAWLALPRGQTDAPPLHQRVLPDVSLLLGGPLADTLGLAVAFDLAADYAGRSGRPWEEGNRVAHPPPPSLPPQG
- a CDS encoding metallophosphoesterase; translation: MRVSDLPPSSTVPNSSRRRFLRGLLGSGAAVGLLGGATVAQSYRHGVTRHTRPLPGLQAPLRVAFLTDLHYGLFIHENNVQGWIDATNAERPDLVLLGGDLMDYRTDGPPTPLLAQLARLRAPLGVYGVWGNHDYGSFGYYGNRHYGSKRSDWQARREELRVAFAAAGVTLLRNEGRTPRADLHIGGVDDLWHGQPDAAAALAEAGGRATLLVSHNPDLLPDLLAPVGLVLCGHTHGGQVRFPLLGAPMVPSRYGQKYAMGWVTGAHATPAYVSRGLGVSGLPVRNLCTPEITMLTLNPA